From a single Pseudomonas serboccidentalis genomic region:
- the accB gene encoding acetyl-CoA carboxylase biotin carboxyl carrier protein: MDIRKVKKLIELLEESGIDELEIKEGEESVRISRHSKTPAQQYYAPAPMQAPAAAPAAAAPVAAAAPAVAAAPALNGTVARSPMVGTFYRKSSPTSPAFVEVGQTVKKGDTLCIVEAMKMMNHIEAETSGVIESILVEDGQPVEYDQPLFTIV, encoded by the coding sequence ATGGATATCCGTAAAGTTAAGAAACTGATCGAATTGCTGGAAGAGTCCGGCATCGACGAGCTCGAGATCAAGGAAGGCGAAGAGTCCGTTCGCATCAGCCGTCACAGCAAGACCCCGGCTCAGCAGTACTACGCTCCTGCGCCAATGCAGGCACCTGCTGCCGCACCTGCCGCTGCGGCTCCGGTTGCTGCTGCAGCCCCGGCTGTCGCTGCTGCGCCTGCGCTGAACGGCACCGTTGCCCGCTCGCCAATGGTAGGTACCTTCTACCGTAAATCTTCGCCAACCTCGCCAGCCTTTGTTGAAGTCGGCCAGACCGTGAAGAAAGGCGACACCCTGTGCATCGTCGAAGCCATGAAGATGATGAACCACATCGAAGCTGAAACCAGCGGTGTGATCGAATCCATCCTCGTCGAAGACGGCCAGCCGGTTGAGTACGACCAACCGCTGTTCACCATCGTTTGA
- the aroQ gene encoding type II 3-dehydroquinate dehydratase, whose protein sequence is MATLLVLHGPNLNLLGTREPGTYGSTTLAQINQDLERRAREAGHHLLHLQSNAEYELIDRIHAARGEGVDFILINPAAFTHTSVALRDALLGVSIPFIEVHLSNVHKREPFRHHSYFSDVAVGVICGLGASGYRLALEAALEQLEQQAIRP, encoded by the coding sequence ATGGCAACGCTACTGGTGCTGCACGGCCCCAACCTGAACCTGCTCGGCACCCGCGAACCCGGCACTTACGGTTCAACGACCCTGGCGCAGATCAATCAGGATCTGGAGCGTCGCGCCCGTGAAGCCGGTCATCATCTGCTGCACCTGCAAAGCAATGCCGAGTACGAATTGATCGACCGCATCCACGCCGCCCGCGGCGAAGGTGTCGACTTCATTCTGATCAATCCAGCAGCTTTTACGCACACAAGTGTCGCATTACGTGACGCGCTGCTGGGAGTGAGCATCCCATTCATCGAAGTGCATTTGTCCAACGTGCACAAACGCGAACCTTTCCGCCATCACTCTTACTTCTCCGACGTAGCGGTGGGAGTGATCTGCGGCCTTGGCGCCAGCGGTTACCGACTGGCCTTGGAGGCTGCATTAGAGCAGCTTGAACAACAAGCTATACGCCCCTGA
- a CDS encoding methyl-accepting chemotaxis protein, translated as MRLKLLTNLNTLLLVAVCVALGATLWWSQKALERPYLLMERYLGLSQQFQNDVARNVEDYLASGDALRLSSASQAIDDLQKELGELPPALAETLRPSLSSLEEFSKTDLLAAGKLAGDPQALLLQAERELSASLDQLNTYANGNATYLAPLLAASQHLGKLSLARDKLVSSGRSELAADVEREVASIRTQSQAIDALPLLGVVAKNESGSDDFAAMMGIESSEKAATEDAGVGLKRELNSLLGRYPAELERTRELIQKRTDLSTATHLKIAAVQQAIAGLEPVVRAQHGQIQGEVRLMQGVMIGLILLIALLIDTLQRRLARTLTNLAPALSTWAEGDFSRDIHLGKTNRELHDIEASLNRLRAYLVDLVGTIRGNAEQVAGSSRTLAELSNDLHTGAEHQAGDTALIRDSLGELEATIQQVAGDARQAADASRHAGLAVEHGQTVIGQSLTGLHALVGEVQGNAQMIEHLAEESATIGGVLTVIRSIADQTNLLALNAAIEAARAGEMGRGFAVVAEEVRSLAQRTAGATAEIQTLIAGLQTAARQSVEGMRAQVEHAEATANQAQAADGALDKIVGAIQTISDTAIRIADITAQQSGAVSEIRDHSERIHQLGGDNLLRIGEGREQGENLLVLGGQLHTAVQAFRV; from the coding sequence ATGCGCCTGAAGTTGCTCACCAATCTCAACACTCTGCTGCTGGTCGCCGTCTGCGTAGCCCTCGGCGCGACGCTCTGGTGGTCGCAAAAAGCGCTGGAACGTCCGTATCTGTTGATGGAGCGTTACCTGGGTCTGTCGCAGCAATTTCAGAATGACGTGGCGCGCAATGTCGAGGATTACCTCGCCAGCGGCGACGCCCTGCGCCTGAGCAGCGCCAGCCAGGCCATCGACGACTTGCAGAAAGAACTCGGCGAACTGCCGCCGGCGCTGGCCGAGACCCTGCGCCCGAGCCTGTCGAGCCTCGAAGAATTCAGCAAGACCGACCTCCTCGCCGCCGGCAAACTGGCCGGCGATCCGCAAGCGCTGTTGTTGCAGGCCGAACGCGAACTGAGCGCCAGCCTCGACCAGTTGAATACCTACGCCAACGGCAACGCGACGTACCTGGCGCCGCTGCTCGCCGCTTCCCAGCATCTGGGCAAACTGTCGCTGGCCCGCGACAAACTGGTCAGCAGTGGCCGCAGTGAACTGGCCGCCGATGTCGAGCGTGAAGTCGCCAGCATCCGCACTCAGTCCCAGGCCATCGACGCCCTGCCCCTGCTCGGCGTGGTCGCCAAGAATGAATCCGGCAGTGATGATTTCGCCGCGATGATGGGCATCGAAAGCAGCGAAAAAGCCGCTACCGAAGACGCCGGCGTCGGCCTCAAGCGCGAACTCAACAGCCTGCTGGGGCGCTACCCGGCGGAGCTGGAACGCACCCGCGAGCTGATCCAGAAACGCACGGACCTGAGCACCGCGACACACCTGAAGATTGCCGCCGTGCAGCAAGCCATCGCCGGCCTCGAGCCGGTGGTGCGCGCTCAGCACGGGCAGATCCAGGGCGAAGTGCGGCTGATGCAAGGCGTGATGATTGGCCTGATTCTGCTGATCGCGCTGCTGATCGACACCTTGCAACGGCGCCTCGCCCGCACCCTGACCAACCTCGCCCCGGCGCTGTCGACCTGGGCCGAGGGCGATTTCAGTCGCGACATTCATCTGGGCAAGACCAACCGCGAACTGCACGACATCGAAGCGTCGCTCAATCGTCTGCGTGCGTATCTGGTGGATCTGGTCGGAACCATTCGCGGCAACGCCGAACAGGTCGCCGGCAGCAGCCGCACGCTGGCCGAACTGAGCAATGACTTGCACACGGGCGCCGAGCATCAGGCTGGCGACACGGCGCTGATTCGTGATTCTCTGGGTGAACTGGAAGCCACCATTCAGCAAGTCGCTGGCGACGCGCGTCAGGCAGCGGACGCCAGCCGCCATGCAGGGCTGGCCGTCGAGCACGGGCAAACCGTGATCGGCCAGAGCCTCACCGGCCTGCATGCGCTGGTCGGCGAAGTGCAAGGCAACGCGCAGATGATCGAGCACCTGGCCGAAGAGTCGGCGACCATTGGCGGCGTGCTGACGGTGATCCGCTCGATCGCTGACCAGACCAACCTGCTGGCGCTGAACGCAGCCATTGAAGCAGCGCGGGCCGGAGAAATGGGCCGTGGTTTTGCGGTGGTGGCCGAGGAAGTGCGCTCACTGGCGCAACGCACGGCGGGCGCCACCGCGGAAATCCAGACGCTGATCGCCGGCCTGCAGACCGCCGCCCGACAATCGGTCGAGGGCATGCGCGCCCAGGTCGAACACGCCGAAGCCACGGCCAATCAGGCGCAAGCCGCGGACGGTGCGCTGGATAAAATCGTCGGCGCGATCCAGACCATTTCCGACACGGCGATCCGCATTGCCGATATCACCGCCCAGCAAAGCGGCGCGGTCAGCGAGATTCGTGATCACAGTGAGCGGATCCATCAATTGGGCGGGGATAACCTGCTGCGCATCGGCGAAGGCCGGGAACAGGGCGAGAACCTGCTGGTATTGGGTGGGCAACTGCATACAGCCGTACAAGCCTTTCGGGTCTGA
- the gcbA gene encoding diguanylate cyclase GcbA: protein MTEPEDPSRERLKHHFAQRVIHQARQILEIWQRLQRSEWSTADLAELSEANLRLLRFAERFEQPEHTQLAHHISQSLDAVDANRGRLSSGLITDLNRLMQRLSRTGLRHGDQLDQTFLPPLRKPIYVLLQDHDRAERLAKQLEFFGLTAQALDSVSAFRSSMVERLPAAIVMDVDFSGPGVGLQLAAEAQVGLEEPLPLLFFSLHETDTPTRLAAVRAGGQEFLTGTLEASSLLEKIEVLTCVAQYEPYKVLIIDDSRAQALHTERLLNSAGIVTRTLIEPIQAMAELADFQPDLIILDMYMPACTGTELAKVIRHNDRYVSVPIIYLSAEDDLDKQLDAMSEGGDDFLTKPIKPRHLITTVRNRAARARNLKARMVRDSLTGLYNHTHILQLLEDCSFRARRENKPLSFAMLDIDHFKRVNDSHGHPMGDRVIKSLALFLKQRLRKTDFIGRYGGEEFAIVMPDTDIEAAHKVLDDIRQRFAEIHYPAQPQDLWCTFSAGVVEMHEDSDSLMMASQADEALYRAKGAGRNRVQTARESKQSATFSSESTDSVITL, encoded by the coding sequence ATGACCGAGCCAGAAGACCCCAGCCGTGAGCGCCTCAAGCACCACTTTGCCCAGCGGGTAATTCATCAGGCACGTCAGATTCTTGAGATATGGCAACGCCTGCAACGCAGTGAGTGGTCCACTGCCGACCTCGCCGAATTGAGCGAGGCCAACCTGCGCCTGCTGCGTTTTGCCGAGCGCTTCGAGCAGCCTGAGCACACACAACTGGCCCACCACATCAGCCAGTCGCTGGACGCCGTCGATGCCAATCGCGGCCGCCTGAGCAGTGGCCTGATCACCGACCTCAATCGCTTGATGCAACGCCTGTCGCGCACCGGCCTGCGTCATGGCGACCAACTCGACCAGACCTTTCTGCCGCCGCTGCGCAAACCGATCTATGTGCTGCTGCAGGATCACGACCGCGCCGAGCGGCTGGCCAAGCAACTGGAATTCTTCGGGCTGACCGCCCAGGCGCTGGACAGTGTGTCGGCGTTTCGCTCCTCGATGGTCGAACGCTTGCCGGCCGCGATCGTCATGGACGTGGACTTCAGCGGGCCCGGCGTCGGCCTGCAGCTTGCTGCGGAAGCGCAAGTGGGTCTGGAGGAACCGCTGCCGCTGCTGTTCTTCAGCCTGCACGAAACCGACACCCCGACCCGCCTCGCCGCGGTACGCGCCGGCGGCCAGGAATTCCTCACCGGCACCCTCGAAGCGTCGAGCCTGCTGGAGAAAATCGAGGTTCTGACCTGCGTCGCCCAGTACGAACCTTATAAAGTGCTGATCATCGACGACTCCCGCGCCCAGGCGTTGCACACCGAACGCCTGCTCAACAGCGCCGGCATCGTCACTCGCACCCTGATCGAACCGATCCAGGCGATGGCCGAGCTGGCGGATTTCCAGCCGGACCTGATCATCCTCGACATGTACATGCCGGCCTGCACCGGCACTGAACTGGCCAAGGTCATTCGCCACAACGACCGCTACGTCAGCGTACCGATCATTTATCTGTCCGCCGAGGACGATCTGGACAAGCAGCTCGACGCCATGAGTGAAGGCGGCGACGACTTCCTGACCAAGCCGATCAAGCCGCGACACCTGATCACCACCGTGCGCAACCGCGCCGCCCGCGCGCGTAATCTCAAAGCACGGATGGTCCGCGACAGCCTTACCGGCCTGTACAACCACACACACATCCTGCAATTGCTTGAGGATTGTTCGTTCCGCGCCCGCCGCGAGAACAAACCGCTGAGCTTTGCCATGCTCGACATCGACCACTTCAAACGGGTCAACGACAGCCACGGTCACCCGATGGGCGACCGGGTGATCAAGAGCCTGGCGCTGTTCCTCAAGCAACGCCTGCGCAAGACCGATTTCATCGGCCGTTATGGCGGCGAAGAATTCGCCATCGTCATGCCCGACACCGATATAGAAGCAGCGCACAAAGTGCTCGACGATATTCGCCAGCGCTTCGCGGAAATCCACTACCCGGCCCAACCGCAGGATTTGTGGTGCACCTTCAGCGCCGGCGTGGTGGAAATGCACGAGGACTCCGACAGCCTGATGATGGCCAGCCAGGCCGACGAAGCGCTGTACCGCGCCAAGGGTGCCGGACGCAACCGGGTGCAGACCGCGCGCGAATCAAAGCAAAGTGCCACTTTTTCATCGGAATCCACCGACTCGGTCATAACCCTGTAA
- a CDS encoding DUF2333 family protein, whose product MLDWKNRAGSAPERAAEPKSAARSYVGGLLFSRALATLIGIYLLVTIGLGWYWSQEPALFPVAQNAQAAAEKEGKQMVVGYTTVETLKTVAGTLLNKPGGYISNDRFPPGLWMDNTPSWEYGVLVQVRDLTRALRKDFARSQSQSAEDADLAKAEPRFNFDNKSWILPSSESEYQEGINSLSRYQARLSDPTQKNALFYARADNLNNWLGDVGTRLGSLSQRLSASVGRVKLNTALKTEVPAVGEVPQVDEEVVETPWMQIDNVFYEARGQAWALSHLLRAIEVDFADVLAKKNATVSVRQIIRELEASQEPVWSPMILNGSGFGVLANHSLVMANYISRANAAVIDLRQLLNQG is encoded by the coding sequence ATGCTGGACTGGAAGAACCGCGCGGGCAGCGCGCCTGAACGTGCCGCTGAGCCGAAGTCGGCCGCCCGCAGCTATGTGGGCGGGCTGTTATTCAGCCGCGCGCTGGCCACGCTGATCGGCATTTACCTGCTGGTGACCATCGGCCTGGGCTGGTACTGGAGCCAGGAACCGGCGCTGTTCCCGGTGGCGCAAAACGCCCAGGCGGCCGCCGAGAAAGAAGGCAAGCAAATGGTCGTCGGCTACACCACGGTCGAAACCCTCAAGACCGTTGCCGGTACTTTGCTGAACAAACCGGGCGGTTACATTTCCAACGACCGTTTCCCGCCAGGCCTGTGGATGGACAACACCCCGAGCTGGGAATACGGCGTACTGGTGCAGGTCCGTGACCTGACCCGTGCCTTGCGCAAAGACTTCGCCCGTTCGCAGTCGCAGTCGGCCGAAGACGCCGATCTGGCCAAGGCCGAACCGCGTTTCAACTTCGACAACAAGAGCTGGATCCTGCCGTCGAGCGAGTCGGAATATCAGGAAGGCATCAACTCCCTGAGCCGTTACCAGGCGCGTCTGTCTGACCCGACGCAGAAAAACGCCTTGTTCTATGCCCGTGCCGACAACCTGAACAACTGGCTGGGCGATGTCGGCACCCGTCTGGGGTCGCTGTCGCAACGTCTGTCGGCCAGTGTCGGCCGGGTGAAGCTCAACACCGCACTGAAAACCGAAGTCCCGGCTGTTGGCGAAGTGCCGCAGGTTGACGAAGAAGTCGTCGAGACGCCGTGGATGCAGATCGACAACGTGTTCTACGAAGCCCGCGGTCAGGCCTGGGCGCTGTCGCACCTGCTGCGCGCCATCGAAGTGGACTTCGCCGATGTGCTGGCGAAGAAGAACGCCACGGTCAGCGTGCGCCAGATCATCCGTGAACTGGAAGCGTCGCAGGAGCCGGTCTGGAGCCCGATGATCCTCAACGGCAGCGGCTTCGGTGTATTGGCTAACCACTCGCTGGTCATGGCCAACTACATCTCCCGCGCCAACGCCGCAGTGATCGATCTGCGTCAACTGCTCAATCAGGGCTGA
- a CDS encoding NUDIX hydrolase: MVDSAKETAHRAASDAEQIAWVDEQDNLLGALVRADLRERGLIGRGTYIMLFNSAGELCVHRRTLSKAIYPGYWDVAAGGMVQADETYAESAARELEEELGVSGVELTAHDHFYFEDTGNRLWCSAFSAVWDGPLKLQPEEVLEARFIPVEQVLLEIEQKPYCPDSLAALKRYLKAQQSGVAKNT, translated from the coding sequence ATGGTCGATAGCGCCAAAGAGACGGCGCACCGCGCCGCCTCCGATGCCGAACAGATCGCCTGGGTCGACGAGCAGGACAACCTGCTCGGCGCCTTGGTGCGGGCCGATTTGCGTGAGCGTGGCCTGATCGGTCGCGGCACCTACATCATGCTGTTCAACTCCGCCGGTGAGCTCTGCGTGCATCGGCGTACCTTGAGCAAAGCGATCTATCCCGGTTACTGGGACGTAGCGGCCGGCGGTATGGTGCAGGCTGACGAGACCTACGCCGAGTCGGCTGCCCGTGAGCTGGAAGAGGAGCTGGGCGTGAGCGGAGTGGAACTGACCGCCCACGATCATTTCTACTTCGAAGACACCGGCAATCGCCTCTGGTGCTCGGCGTTTTCAGCCGTGTGGGACGGCCCGCTGAAACTGCAGCCGGAAGAAGTCCTGGAAGCGCGCTTCATTCCGGTCGAGCAAGTACTGCTGGAAATCGAGCAAAAGCCTTACTGCCCGGACTCTCTGGCAGCGTTGAAGCGCTATCTGAAGGCTCAGCAAAGCGGCGTCGCAAAGAACACATAA